A single window of Pyxidicoccus xibeiensis DNA harbors:
- a CDS encoding type IV pilus twitching motility protein PilT, with the protein MELNEILQIALRGGASDIHLKAGLPPMFRVDGSLVPLKDGRRLPPEEVARMAFGIMNEFQKEKFKSSNEVDLAYGVPGLGRFRVNVFQQRGTVGAVLRVIPFKVMTMQDLLLPQVLAKICGEERGLVLVTGTTGSGKSTTLAAMIDHINANETSHIMTIEDPIEFLIRDKRSIVNQREVGVDTMSFAQALKSALRQDPDVILVGEMRDHETIETALHAAETGHLVMSTLHTLDATETINRIVSAFPPHQQKQVRLQLASVLKGVVSQRLVPRADGKGRVAAVEVLRVTARVRELIEDKDRTKEIHDAIAQGTDSYGMQTFDQSLMSLVRQGLVTYEEAHRQATNPDDFALRFSGISGTSDSKWDNFDAKPGEARPIPGSASFAQKGAPASATPTPPAPTPTPAPVAQAMRPGAPGAPAARPAGPPPAAAAARPAAPAARPPPPTPAPAPAPAAGGDDDFQIERF; encoded by the coding sequence ATGGAACTGAACGAGATTCTCCAGATCGCCCTGCGTGGCGGTGCCTCCGACATTCATCTCAAGGCCGGCCTCCCGCCGATGTTTCGCGTGGACGGCTCGCTGGTGCCGCTGAAGGACGGTCGCCGCCTCCCCCCGGAGGAGGTGGCGCGCATGGCCTTCGGCATCATGAACGAGTTCCAGAAGGAGAAGTTCAAGTCGAGCAACGAGGTGGACCTGGCGTACGGCGTGCCCGGCCTGGGCCGCTTCCGCGTCAACGTCTTCCAGCAGCGCGGCACCGTGGGCGCGGTGCTCCGGGTCATCCCCTTCAAGGTGATGACGATGCAGGACCTGCTGCTGCCCCAGGTGCTCGCCAAGATTTGCGGTGAGGAGCGCGGCCTCGTCCTGGTGACGGGCACCACGGGCTCCGGCAAGTCCACCACGCTGGCGGCGATGATCGACCACATCAACGCCAACGAGACCAGCCACATCATGACGATTGAGGACCCCATCGAGTTCCTCATTCGCGACAAGCGCTCCATCGTGAACCAGCGCGAGGTGGGCGTGGACACGATGAGCTTCGCGCAGGCGCTCAAGAGCGCGCTGCGGCAGGACCCGGACGTCATCCTCGTGGGCGAAATGCGAGACCACGAGACGATTGAGACGGCGCTCCACGCGGCGGAGACGGGTCACCTGGTGATGTCCACGCTGCACACGCTGGACGCGACGGAGACCATCAACCGCATCGTCTCCGCCTTCCCTCCGCACCAGCAGAAGCAGGTGCGCCTGCAGCTCGCGAGCGTGCTCAAGGGCGTGGTGAGCCAGCGGCTCGTGCCGCGCGCGGACGGCAAGGGTCGTGTGGCCGCGGTGGAGGTGCTGCGCGTCACCGCCCGCGTGCGCGAGCTCATCGAGGACAAGGACCGCACGAAGGAGATCCACGACGCGATTGCGCAGGGTACGGACTCGTACGGGATGCAGACCTTCGACCAGTCGCTGATGAGCCTGGTGCGCCAGGGGCTCGTCACCTACGAGGAGGCCCACCGCCAGGCGACCAACCCGGACGACTTCGCGCTGCGCTTCTCCGGCATCAGCGGCACGTCCGACTCCAAGTGGGACAACTTCGACGCGAAGCCCGGCGAGGCGCGTCCCATCCCCGGCTCCGCGTCCTTCGCGCAGAAGGGTGCGCCGGCCTCGGCGACTCCGACGCCTCCGGCGCCCACGCCGACTCCGGCGCCCGTGGCCCAGGCCATGCGTCCCGGGGCTCCCGGCGCTCCGGCCGCGCGCCCCGCCGGGCCTCCTCCGGCGGCCGCCGCCGCGCGTCCCGCTGCTCCGGCCGCGCGTCCTCCGCCGCCGACGCCCGCACCGGCGCCCGCTCCGGCCGCGGGCGGTGACGACGACTTCCAGATCGAACGCTTCTGA
- the rpsI gene encoding 30S ribosomal protein S9 — protein sequence MAIHQELGFYATGRRKEATARVWIRPGTGQVTVNGRELNAYFGRETSKMVLNQPLDILEQKGKLDITVNVKGGGLSGQAGAIRHGIARALCSFNPEFRPALKKAGFLTRDARAVERKKYGQPGARRRFQFSKR from the coding sequence ATGGCCATTCACCAAGAACTCGGTTTCTACGCCACCGGCCGCCGCAAGGAGGCCACCGCCCGTGTCTGGATTCGTCCCGGCACCGGTCAGGTCACCGTCAACGGTCGCGAGCTCAACGCCTACTTCGGTCGTGAGACCTCGAAGATGGTGCTCAACCAGCCCCTCGACATCCTCGAGCAGAAGGGCAAGCTGGACATCACGGTCAACGTGAAGGGCGGCGGTCTCTCCGGCCAGGCCGGCGCCATCCGTCACGGCATCGCCCGGGCGCTGTGCTCCTTCAACCCGGAGTTCCGTCCGGCGCTGAAGAAGGCCGGCTTCCTCACCCGTGATGCCCGCGCCGTCGAGCGCAAGAAGTACGGTCAGCCGGGCGCGCGTCGCCGGTTCCAGTTCTCCAAGCGCTAA
- the rplM gene encoding 50S ribosomal protein L13, with protein sequence MSQKTYSAKAGDIKRQWHVIDVSDKVLGRAASQIATLLKGKHKAIYTPSIDTGDHVVVINADKVKVTGTKEKDKMYYRHPRAGFPGALKITNLEKLRQRHPEDIIINAVRRMLPRNALGRQMMTKLKVYAGDTHPHAAQKPSAFEVEA encoded by the coding sequence ATGTCGCAGAAGACCTACAGCGCGAAGGCTGGGGACATCAAGCGCCAGTGGCACGTCATTGACGTGTCCGACAAGGTGCTGGGCCGCGCGGCGAGCCAGATTGCCACCCTGCTGAAGGGCAAGCACAAGGCCATCTACACGCCGTCCATCGACACGGGCGACCACGTGGTCGTCATCAACGCCGACAAGGTGAAGGTGACGGGCACGAAGGAGAAGGACAAGATGTACTACCGGCACCCGCGAGCGGGTTTCCCGGGCGCCCTGAAGATCACCAACCTGGAGAAGCTCCGCCAGCGTCATCCCGAGGACATCATCATCAACGCCGTGCGCCGCATGCTGCCCCGCAACGCGCTCGGTCGGCAGATGATGACGAAGCTGAAGGTCTATGCGGGTGACACCCATCCTCACGCGGCCCAGAAGCCGTCCGCGTTCGAGGTCGAGGCGTAA
- a CDS encoding ATP-dependent helicase → MDLSKLNPPQREAVTTLQGPLLVLAGAGSGKTRVITHRIVHLLDERPGHLQARNILAVTFTNKAATEMKERLVHMAGPRAQGVLVCTFHAFGAEMLREDIYRLGWPKKFAIADMGDQLANIRRAMREHKIDDRSFDARKVLTLISKAKNSGKVPEPKPEGIGDDYDLITHLVYPDYQRALKAQGSVDFDDLLLLPTRLLREHPDLYAKYTRRFRYLLVDEFQDTNTAQLELLKLMAGESRNVCAVGDDDQCIYSWRGAEVRNILDFDRFFPGGKEVRLEQNYRSVQTVLDAANAVIARNPERKAKQMWTDRKGGQTVKVVCCPNDEEEARFVAHEIQKHLSLGVALDDIAVLYRTNGQSRPVEELLREKGIPYEVVGGSEFFDRREVKDVIAYFKVIVNKLDEISLMRIVNVPARGIGDVTMERLHIHARGQGVTLWTAMQRAREYEDLPPGAGEKVAEFVDLVERYRAAYEHGQLANVTRKLLEETGFREAIRGLASTATIAEKKLKGVDGVLNSLENFEKREGPKASLPTYLNRLSLDTRQEEEEVPGGNKRVTLMTVHASKGLEYRLVFFIGMEEDLMPHGGMQGEPQNLEEERRLCYVGITRAKELLYLTRAAVRTKRGKEVPRTPSRFLEDLPPEVVEKIDLDAPRQGPPTTEEKNFFANLKERFKRPGLPGGAGPSGGAGG, encoded by the coding sequence ATGGACCTCTCGAAGCTCAACCCTCCGCAGCGCGAGGCAGTGACGACCCTCCAGGGGCCACTGCTCGTGCTGGCCGGCGCAGGCAGCGGCAAGACGCGAGTCATCACCCACCGCATCGTCCACCTGCTCGACGAGCGGCCGGGCCACCTGCAGGCCCGCAACATCCTCGCCGTGACGTTCACCAACAAGGCGGCCACGGAGATGAAGGAGCGCCTGGTCCACATGGCCGGGCCGCGCGCGCAGGGCGTGCTGGTGTGCACCTTCCACGCCTTCGGCGCGGAGATGCTCCGCGAGGACATCTATCGCCTGGGCTGGCCGAAGAAGTTCGCCATCGCCGACATGGGCGACCAGCTCGCCAACATCCGGCGCGCCATGCGCGAGCACAAGATCGACGACCGCTCCTTCGACGCGCGCAAGGTGCTCACGCTCATCTCCAAGGCGAAGAACTCCGGCAAGGTGCCCGAGCCCAAGCCGGAGGGCATCGGCGACGACTACGACCTCATCACCCACCTGGTGTACCCGGACTACCAGCGCGCGCTGAAGGCGCAGGGCTCGGTGGACTTCGACGACCTGCTGCTGCTGCCCACGCGCCTGTTGCGTGAGCACCCGGACCTGTACGCCAAGTACACCCGGCGCTTCCGCTACCTGCTGGTGGACGAGTTCCAGGACACCAACACCGCGCAACTGGAGCTGCTCAAGCTGATGGCCGGCGAGTCGCGCAACGTGTGCGCGGTGGGCGACGACGACCAGTGCATCTACTCGTGGCGCGGCGCCGAGGTGCGCAACATCCTCGACTTCGACCGCTTCTTCCCCGGCGGCAAGGAGGTCCGCCTGGAGCAGAACTACCGCTCCGTCCAGACGGTGTTGGACGCGGCCAACGCCGTCATCGCCAGGAACCCCGAGCGCAAGGCCAAGCAGATGTGGACCGACCGCAAGGGGGGGCAGACGGTGAAGGTGGTGTGCTGCCCCAACGACGAGGAGGAGGCCCGCTTCGTCGCGCACGAAATCCAGAAGCACCTCTCCCTGGGCGTGGCGCTGGACGACATCGCGGTGCTCTACCGCACCAACGGCCAGTCCCGCCCGGTGGAGGAGCTGCTGCGCGAGAAGGGCATCCCCTACGAAGTCGTGGGCGGCAGCGAGTTCTTCGACCGGCGCGAGGTGAAGGACGTCATCGCGTACTTCAAGGTCATCGTGAACAAGCTGGATGAAATCTCGCTCATGCGCATCGTCAACGTGCCCGCGCGCGGCATTGGCGACGTGACGATGGAGCGGCTGCACATCCACGCACGGGGGCAGGGCGTCACGCTGTGGACGGCGATGCAGCGCGCCCGCGAGTACGAGGACCTGCCGCCCGGGGCGGGGGAGAAGGTCGCGGAGTTCGTGGACCTCGTCGAGCGCTACCGGGCCGCGTACGAGCACGGCCAGCTGGCGAACGTGACGCGCAAGCTGCTGGAGGAGACGGGCTTCCGGGAGGCCATCCGCGGGCTGGCCAGCACGGCCACCATCGCCGAGAAGAAGCTCAAGGGCGTGGACGGCGTCCTCAACTCGCTGGAGAACTTCGAGAAGCGCGAGGGCCCCAAGGCCAGCCTCCCCACCTACCTGAACCGGCTCAGCCTGGACACGCGCCAGGAAGAGGAGGAAGTCCCCGGCGGCAACAAGCGCGTCACCCTGATGACGGTGCACGCCTCCAAGGGCCTGGAGTACCGGCTCGTCTTCTTCATCGGCATGGAGGAGGACCTGATGCCCCACGGCGGCATGCAGGGCGAGCCGCAGAACCTCGAGGAGGAGCGACGCCTGTGCTACGTGGGCATCACCCGCGCCAAGGAGCTGCTGTACCTCACCCGCGCCGCCGTCCGGACCAAGCGCGGCAAGGAAGTGCCCCGCACCCCCTCCCGCTTCCTGGAGGACCTCCCCCCGGAGGTGGTGGAGAAGATAGACCTGGACGCGCCGCGTCAGGGGCCGCCCACCACCGAGGAGAAGAACTTCTTCGCCAACCTCAAGGAGCGCTTCAAGCGCCCGGGGCTGCCGGGGGGCGCAGGCCCTTCGGGCGGAGCGGGCGGGTAG
- a CDS encoding caib/baif family protein: protein MVKDKGTRPEAVDPLASEKAARAVVAALGKREFLEQFQKLTKSYAQDPGNPGSYACEGCQRCANCMFCKDCDSCFQCTHCTRCELCNNCSHCVDCKSCHACAYCQQSENCTTSAYLVLCRNLQDCNYCFGCVGLAKKDFHILNVPFPRTEYFKVVGRLKKELGLP, encoded by the coding sequence GTGGTGAAGGACAAAGGAACGCGGCCCGAGGCGGTGGACCCGCTCGCGAGCGAGAAGGCGGCGCGCGCCGTCGTCGCGGCCCTGGGCAAGCGTGAGTTCCTGGAGCAGTTCCAGAAGCTGACCAAGAGCTACGCGCAGGACCCGGGCAACCCCGGCTCCTATGCGTGCGAGGGCTGCCAGCGCTGCGCCAACTGCATGTTCTGCAAGGACTGCGACAGCTGCTTCCAGTGCACCCACTGCACCCGGTGCGAGCTGTGCAACAACTGCTCGCACTGCGTGGACTGCAAGAGCTGCCACGCATGCGCCTACTGCCAGCAGAGCGAGAACTGCACCACCAGCGCGTACCTGGTGCTGTGCCGCAACCTGCAGGACTGCAACTACTGCTTCGGCTGCGTGGGCCTGGCCAAGAAGGACTTCCACATCCTCAACGTCCCCTTCCCGAGGACGGAGTACTTCAAGGTCGTGGGCAGGCTGAAGAAGGAGCTGGGCCTGCCGTAG
- a CDS encoding class I SAM-dependent rRNA methyltransferase, with protein sequence MPPKPVLPVARATLKGAKSLRHGNPWLYRTELAAPPDVKGPGAVVLVVDPQGNPIGQALYARRSPLALRLLTRREPAGEPVDDAFFRRRLEAALKRRAPLSGRDGLRLVHGESDLLPGLFVDRYGKGLTVQTLSEGMDARKESLARMLVELTGATHVVCRDDGSGRDFEGLPRETRLLHGEGEARFTYHEGENRFDVDLLGDMKTGAFLDQVDNHLRAGELARGEGLDLFSYHGGFALSLARNCTSVLAVEQDAKAAARAKANAEANGRTNVSVENANAFDVLKRFDTEGRRFDTIVLDPPGLAKRREGLATALRAYHELNLRALRCLKPDGLLVTCSCSGKLDRAGFEEMVLGAVADAKRPVQILERRGAGLDHPVLGGLLETEYLKALYVRAL encoded by the coding sequence ATGCCCCCCAAACCCGTGTTGCCCGTCGCCCGCGCCACGCTGAAGGGCGCGAAGTCCCTGCGCCATGGCAACCCGTGGCTGTACCGCACCGAGCTGGCCGCCCCGCCCGACGTGAAGGGGCCCGGCGCGGTGGTGCTGGTGGTGGACCCGCAGGGCAACCCCATCGGCCAGGCCCTGTACGCCCGCCGCTCTCCGCTGGCGCTGCGCCTGCTGACGCGCCGGGAGCCCGCCGGGGAGCCGGTGGACGACGCCTTCTTCCGCCGCCGGCTGGAGGCCGCGCTGAAGCGCCGCGCGCCGCTGTCCGGCCGTGACGGGCTGCGGCTGGTGCACGGCGAGTCGGACCTGCTGCCCGGCCTCTTCGTGGACCGCTACGGCAAGGGCCTCACCGTGCAGACGCTCTCCGAGGGCATGGACGCGCGCAAGGAGTCGCTGGCGCGCATGCTGGTGGAGCTGACCGGGGCCACCCACGTGGTGTGCCGGGACGACGGCTCCGGCCGCGACTTCGAGGGCCTGCCGCGCGAGACGCGCCTGCTCCACGGCGAGGGCGAGGCGCGCTTCACCTACCACGAGGGGGAGAACCGCTTCGACGTGGACCTGCTGGGCGACATGAAGACGGGCGCCTTCCTGGACCAGGTGGACAACCACCTGCGCGCCGGCGAGCTGGCCCGCGGCGAGGGGCTGGACCTCTTCAGCTACCACGGCGGCTTCGCGCTCTCCCTGGCGCGCAACTGCACGTCCGTGCTCGCGGTGGAGCAGGACGCGAAGGCCGCGGCGCGCGCCAAGGCCAACGCGGAGGCCAACGGCCGGACGAATGTCTCCGTGGAGAACGCCAACGCCTTCGACGTGCTCAAGCGCTTCGACACGGAGGGGCGCCGCTTCGACACCATCGTGTTGGACCCGCCCGGCCTGGCCAAGCGCCGCGAGGGGCTGGCCACCGCGCTGCGCGCCTACCACGAGCTGAACCTGCGCGCCCTGCGCTGCCTCAAGCCGGACGGCCTGCTCGTCACCTGCTCCTGCTCCGGCAAGCTGGACCGCGCCGGCTTCGAGGAGATGGTGCTCGGCGCCGTCGCGGACGCGAAGCGGCCGGTGCAGATTCTCGAGCGCCGCGGCGCCGGGCTGGACCACCCGGTGCTCGGCGGCCTGCTGGAGACCGAGTACCTCAAGGCCCTCTACGTGCGCGCCCTGTAG
- a CDS encoding metallopeptidase family protein — MSRRGLLALCLLFAACKRTAPAPVTPDAGAPSVSAVGAPATPGPGAGDAPVMSPGDATHRVQPLAVCRTDGAAPLDAARRYFDEGRLEEALSCAAQAAALEPDLAAAHAERGVALAALGREAEAQLAYARALAIDPGDPDALLGSAHLYAVQLPSSRERDELGALYAERGLSQRGTPPELVPHLALVAAMAFNDLGQAEEALARAAIVLAREPGSREALYERALALFELCRFDEARAAFSGLLDDPERAAHGHQHLGLLLERQGKWRAAQVHFDKARQLAPEDFPAPPLPSVEEFRAEVARAVAALPEDMRGDLDGVPVSAEELPADGDLLANQPPLSPTILGLFRGPPLGEPCDGSEEPCRSVVLYRRNLARAVRTTEELREQIRVTLLHEIGHLRGEDDEELAARGLE, encoded by the coding sequence ATGTCGCGGCGCGGTCTGCTCGCCCTCTGCCTCCTATTCGCTGCCTGCAAGCGGACCGCTCCGGCCCCGGTGACGCCGGACGCGGGCGCTCCCTCCGTGTCCGCGGTCGGCGCTCCCGCCACGCCGGGCCCCGGCGCCGGTGACGCTCCCGTCATGTCCCCGGGGGACGCCACGCACCGGGTGCAGCCTCTGGCCGTGTGTCGCACGGATGGCGCGGCCCCGCTGGACGCGGCACGCCGCTACTTCGACGAGGGCCGGCTGGAGGAGGCCCTCTCCTGTGCCGCGCAGGCCGCGGCGCTGGAGCCGGACCTGGCCGCCGCCCATGCCGAGCGCGGCGTGGCGCTGGCCGCCCTGGGCCGCGAGGCGGAGGCGCAGCTGGCCTACGCACGCGCGCTCGCCATCGACCCGGGAGACCCGGACGCGCTGCTGGGCTCGGCCCACCTGTACGCGGTGCAGCTGCCCTCCTCGCGCGAGCGCGACGAGCTGGGCGCCCTCTACGCCGAGCGCGGCCTGTCCCAGCGCGGCACGCCCCCGGAGCTGGTGCCCCACCTGGCCCTGGTGGCGGCCATGGCCTTCAATGATTTGGGCCAGGCCGAGGAGGCCCTGGCGCGCGCCGCCATCGTCCTGGCCCGCGAGCCGGGCAGCCGCGAGGCCCTCTACGAGCGCGCCCTGGCCCTCTTCGAGCTGTGCCGCTTCGACGAGGCCCGCGCGGCCTTCTCCGGCCTGCTGGACGACCCGGAGCGCGCCGCACACGGCCACCAGCACCTGGGGTTGCTGCTCGAGCGCCAGGGCAAGTGGAGGGCGGCGCAGGTCCACTTCGACAAGGCCCGGCAGCTGGCGCCCGAGGACTTCCCCGCGCCGCCGCTGCCCTCCGTGGAGGAGTTCCGCGCCGAGGTGGCCCGCGCCGTGGCCGCGCTGCCCGAGGACATGCGCGGCGACCTGGACGGCGTGCCCGTCAGCGCGGAGGAGCTGCCCGCGGACGGAGATCTGCTGGCCAACCAGCCGCCGCTGTCGCCCACCATCCTCGGCCTCTTCCGCGGCCCGCCGCTGGGAGAGCCGTGTGACGGCTCGGAGGAGCCGTGCCGCTCCGTGGTGCTCTACCGGCGCAACCTCGCGCGCGCGGTTCGCACGACGGAGGAGCTGCGCGAGCAGATTCGAGTGACACTCCTGCACGAAATCGGGCACCTTCGCGGCGAGGATGACGAAGAGCTGGCCGCGCGCGGCCTGGAGTGA
- a CDS encoding Maf family protein, with the protein MRDLILASTSSARRALMDGLGIPYRTEAPGVDEAVASHLSAEEAVLELAARKARVVKDRNPGAWVLGADQLVEVGGDILTKPADRDAARGQLSRLLGRTHDIHTGVCLMGPGGHITEAVERARLTFYRVEPDELERYLDLEEWRGCCGSYRVEGAGQALLARLEGDRSNVQGLPMVAVVRLLRQAGFPFFERR; encoded by the coding sequence ATGAGAGACCTGATTCTGGCGTCGACGTCGAGCGCCCGGCGGGCCCTGATGGACGGGCTGGGCATCCCCTACCGCACCGAGGCTCCGGGCGTGGACGAGGCGGTGGCCTCCCACCTGTCGGCGGAGGAGGCCGTGCTGGAGCTGGCCGCGCGCAAGGCCCGCGTGGTGAAGGACCGGAACCCGGGCGCCTGGGTCCTGGGCGCGGACCAGCTCGTGGAGGTGGGCGGCGACATCCTCACCAAGCCCGCGGACCGGGACGCCGCGCGTGGGCAGCTGAGCAGGCTGCTGGGGCGCACCCATGACATCCACACCGGTGTGTGCCTGATGGGGCCGGGCGGCCACATCACCGAGGCGGTGGAGCGCGCCCGCCTCACCTTCTACCGCGTGGAGCCGGACGAGCTGGAGCGCTACCTGGACCTGGAGGAATGGCGCGGCTGCTGCGGCAGCTACCGGGTGGAGGGCGCCGGCCAGGCCCTGCTGGCGCGGCTCGAGGGAGACCGCTCCAACGTGCAGGGCCTGCCCATGGTCGCCGTGGTGCGGCTGCTGCGGCAGGCCGGCTTCCCCTTCTTCGAGCGCCGGTAG
- a CDS encoding DHH family phosphoesterase, which produces MNVQVLFHDSCFDGAASAAVFSRFYRERIRPDADFRYLGLAHKPGAEGIDPAVFSGEENVIVDFRYSQDARLTWWFDHHVSAFQQPGDEAHFRADTSGRKFHDAHRKSCTKYLADVARERFGWDAAPLADLIHWAEIIDGAQFPSPRMAVALEEPALRIMTVLEANKDPALIPEVIRRMQSESLAAIAASPLIATPLAPLLERHRAHIDLVRSRARYERGVVFFDLVEEGVDSLNKFIAYDLYPDARYTLWVGRGASRAKVSLGSNPWKPELRKHDLAAIAGRYGGGGHPVVAAASFKADQADKARAAYAEILAELSTAG; this is translated from the coding sequence ATGAACGTCCAGGTCCTCTTCCACGACAGCTGCTTCGACGGCGCCGCCAGCGCGGCGGTGTTCTCCCGCTTCTACCGGGAGCGCATCCGCCCGGACGCGGACTTCCGGTACCTCGGGCTGGCGCACAAGCCGGGCGCCGAGGGCATCGACCCGGCGGTGTTCTCCGGCGAGGAGAACGTCATCGTCGACTTCCGCTACAGCCAGGACGCGCGGCTGACCTGGTGGTTCGACCACCACGTCTCCGCCTTCCAGCAGCCCGGTGACGAGGCGCACTTCCGCGCGGACACCAGCGGCCGCAAGTTCCACGACGCGCACCGCAAGAGCTGCACGAAGTACCTCGCGGACGTGGCGCGCGAGCGCTTCGGCTGGGACGCCGCGCCCCTGGCGGACCTCATCCACTGGGCGGAAATCATCGACGGCGCCCAGTTCCCCTCGCCGCGCATGGCGGTGGCGCTCGAGGAGCCCGCGCTGCGCATCATGACGGTGCTCGAGGCCAACAAGGACCCGGCCCTCATCCCCGAGGTCATCCGCCGCATGCAGTCCGAGTCGCTGGCGGCCATCGCCGCCTCGCCCCTCATCGCCACGCCGCTGGCCCCGCTGCTGGAGCGCCACCGCGCCCACATCGACCTGGTGCGCTCGCGCGCCCGCTACGAGCGCGGCGTCGTCTTCTTCGACCTGGTGGAGGAGGGCGTGGACAGCCTCAACAAGTTCATCGCCTACGACCTCTACCCGGACGCGCGCTACACGCTGTGGGTGGGCAGGGGCGCGTCGCGGGCCAAGGTGTCCCTGGGCTCCAACCCGTGGAAGCCGGAGCTGCGCAAGCACGACCTGGCCGCCATCGCCGGGCGGTACGGCGGCGGCGGGCACCCGGTGGTGGCCGCGGCCAGCTTCAAGGCGGACCAGGCGGACAAGGCCCGCGCCGCGTACGCGGAAATCCTCGCGGAGCTGTCCACCGCGGGCTGA
- a CDS encoding zinc ribbon domain-containing protein produces the protein MRLDRPIQEVDDDATVFGGDLVTSAVSAHPGPAAAVLLAGAVAWFVRAGGMLGTLSDPPWTYGLVFLDAVLALVLVLNRGPAKTLVQLGLVLQLLATVWLARASPLSPVHWAYAAHAVVALTMVVGEPDQVRRFTGLGLGLGAAVASVALLALPMAGSFSAGSRQSLVGSELGYRLELPAGWGQLTREQLVPHLALPASTLSGGGVGFGTEAQGRYGLLWVERSPGVTAAGGCKALLQSLGGVPGPPRTRPAPPSLGSRALVYALRTPGGAQGSLGCGVLPDGRLVGLAVVASQDGEAQGEAAFAAVGEGLALQ, from the coding sequence ATGCGGCTGGACAGGCCCATCCAGGAAGTGGACGACGACGCCACGGTGTTCGGCGGTGACCTCGTCACCAGCGCCGTGTCCGCCCACCCGGGCCCGGCGGCGGCGGTGCTGCTGGCGGGGGCGGTGGCCTGGTTCGTGCGCGCGGGCGGGATGCTGGGCACGCTGAGCGACCCGCCCTGGACGTACGGGCTGGTGTTCCTGGACGCGGTGCTCGCGCTGGTGCTGGTGCTCAACCGGGGCCCGGCGAAGACGCTCGTCCAGCTGGGACTGGTGCTCCAACTGCTCGCCACGGTGTGGCTGGCGCGCGCGTCGCCGCTGTCCCCGGTGCACTGGGCCTATGCCGCCCACGCGGTGGTGGCCCTGACGATGGTGGTGGGCGAGCCCGACCAGGTCCGGCGCTTCACGGGGCTGGGGCTGGGGCTGGGCGCGGCGGTCGCCTCGGTGGCGCTGCTGGCGCTGCCCATGGCCGGGAGCTTCTCGGCCGGCTCGCGGCAGTCACTGGTGGGCAGCGAGCTGGGCTACCGGCTGGAGCTGCCCGCGGGCTGGGGACAGCTGACGCGCGAGCAGCTCGTGCCCCACCTGGCCCTGCCCGCGTCCACGCTGAGCGGCGGTGGCGTGGGCTTCGGGACCGAGGCCCAGGGCCGCTACGGGCTGCTGTGGGTGGAGCGCTCCCCGGGCGTCACGGCCGCCGGCGGGTGCAAGGCGCTGCTCCAGTCCCTGGGCGGCGTGCCGGGCCCGCCGCGGACGCGTCCGGCGCCGCCGTCGCTCGGGAGCCGGGCGCTCGTCTACGCGCTGCGCACGCCGGGCGGCGCGCAGGGCTCGCTGGGGTGCGGGGTGCTGCCGGACGGGCGGCTCGTGGGGCTGGCGGTGGTCGCCTCCCAGGATGGGGAGGCACAGGGCGAGGCGGCCTTCGCGGCGGTGGGCGAGGGGCTCGCGTTGCAGTAG